Proteins encoded together in one Lathamus discolor isolate bLatDis1 chromosome 3, bLatDis1.hap1, whole genome shotgun sequence window:
- the IER5 gene encoding immediate early response gene 5 protein has product MEFKLEAHRIVSISLGKIYSARGQRGGLKLHKNLLVSLVLRSARQVYLSEPGCPPEPPPVACGSPEEEQPPCTAGWPAGEAPPPQDEAGRGGSRLPCADCEGPRPRRCCCGCSCCCAAAGGEAKRSDCAAEAAAPPPPHCPRKRSAGERGQAGSPVKKPRREVEEEPPPGEQEDMETGNVASLISIFGSSFSGLLSKEPKGRRRAPLDGGEATAAATPTDASAEPGQICCDEPVLRTLNPWSTAIVAF; this is encoded by the coding sequence ACAGCGCGCGGGGCCAGCGCGGCGGCCTCAAGCTCCACAAGAACCTCCTGGTGTCGCTGGTGCTGCGCAGCGCCCGGCAGGTTTACCTCAGCGAGCCGGGCTGCCCTCCTGAGCCGCCCCCCGTCGCCTGCGGGTCCCCCGAGGAAGAGCAGCCGCCCTGCACCGCCGGCTGGCCGGCCGGCGAGGCGCCGCCGCCGCAGGACGAAGCGGGTCGGGGCGGCTCGCGGCTGCCCTGCGCGGACTGTGAGGGCCCCCGGCCGCGGCGCTGTTGCTGcggctgtagctgctgctgcgcggcggcgggcggcgagGCGAAGCGCTCGGATTGCGCCGCTGAGGCCGCGGCCCCCCCGCCGCCTCACTGCCCCCGGAAGCGCAGCGCCGGCGAGCGGGGCCAGGCGGGCTCCCCAGTAAAGAAACCCCGCCgagaggtggaggaggagcCGCCGCCTGGCGAGCAGGAGGACATGGAGACGGGCAACGTCGCCAGCCTTATCAGCATCTTCGGCTCCAGCTTCTCGGGACTGCTCAGTAAGGAGCCCAAGGGCCGACGGCGGGCGCCCCTTGACGGCGGCGAGGCGACGGCGGCCGCGACACCCACCGACGCGTCCGCCGAGCCGGGACAGATTTGCTGCGACGAGCCGGTGCTGCGGACCCTCAACCCCTGGAGCACGGCCATCGTGGCTTTTTGA